A genomic region of Alnus glutinosa chromosome 11, dhAlnGlut1.1, whole genome shotgun sequence contains the following coding sequences:
- the LOC133882240 gene encoding L-type lectin-domain containing receptor kinase IX.1-like, producing MAFYIFRIKRLFSLLMITGLFSVPSPFTSTAAISFNITSFNFVDSPIRYERAFPEEQLLQLTGNKDNLVFQVGRATYFSPMHLWDKASGKLTDFTTNFSFVIDSQQKTSYGDGLAFFLAPNGSTIPNVTQGGAMGLTNDNEPLNSTDNPFVAVEFDIYSNTWDPPGVHVGIDINSMLSVANVSWLGGNISIMGGRINEARINYNSSSHNLSVLFTGLINNATVWRYLSYNIDLRDPLPEWVTFGFSAATGSSTAMHTIRTWDFSSTLEDIVTKPRKNNRLGLAIGLGVGGSFLVGGFALILFCLWKRNNSYTLEDLAFDRCMDDEFQRETGPKRFSFKELAHATNNFNDEEKLGQGGFGGVYRGFLRDLNSFVAVKRVSKGSKQGIKEYASEVKIISRLGHRNLVQLIGWCHERGELLLVYEFMPNRSLDTHLFTGESLLIWAMRYKVAQRLASALLYLHEEWEQCVVHRDIKSSNIMLDSDFNAKLGDFGLARLVDHLKESQTTVLAGTMGYMAPECVTTGKASKESNVYSFGIVALEIACGRKPIKHNAPEDQVVMVEWVWELYGIGKVLEATDPRLGGDFDEQQMERLMIVGLWCAHLDRDLRPSIRQTIHVLNFETPLPVLPSNMPRLEHLAPAVNRHAMSLYVSGAATNYEGGQNQYSSNNYTNSTVFTSSSTAFQSASLLHTR from the coding sequence aTGGCTTTCTACATCTTCAGAATCAAACGCCTCTTTTCTCTCTTAATGATCACCGGTTTGTTCTCAGTACCAAGCCCATTTACCAGTACTGCTGCTATATCCTTCAACATCACCAGTTTCAACTTTGTTGACTCCCCTATAAGATATGAGAGAGCTTTCCCTGAAGAACAACTCCTCCAACTCACCGGCAACAAGGACAATTTAGTGTTTCAAGTAGGTCGAGCCACATATTTCAGTCCTATGCACCTGTGGGACAAGGCATCCGGAAAGCTCACAGATTTTACTACCAATTTTTCGTTTGTAATTGATTCTCAACAGAAAACTAGTTATGGAGATGGGCTTGCGTTCTTCCTAGCACCTAATGGTTCAACAATTCCTAATGTCACACAAGGTGGCGCTATGGGTCTCACCAACGATAACGAGCCATTAAACTCGACGGACAACCCTTTTGTCGCGGTGGAGTTTGACATCTATTCAAACACATGGGATCCGCCTGGCGTACATGTAGGTATTGATATAAACTCCATGCTATCGGTTGCTAATGTCTCATGGTTGGGGGGTAATATTTCTATTATGGGTGGGAGAATTAATGAAGCTCGGATTAATTATAATTCTAGTTCTCATAATTTGAGTGTTCTCTTCACTGGTCTCATAAACAATGCTACTGTATGGCGGTACCTTTCTTATAATATTGATTTGAGAGATCCCCTACCTGAATGGGTAACTTTTGGATTCTCAGCCGCAACAGGAAGTTCTACTGCAATGCATACCATTCGCACATGGGATTTTAGTTCAACTTTGGAAGATATTGTAACCAAACCAAGGAAAAACAACAGGTTGGGATTAGCCATTGGGTTGGGTGTTGGCGGGTCTTTTTTGGTTGGTGGGTTTGCTTTAATCCTGTTTTGCTTGTGGAAGAGGAATAATAGTTATACACTAGAGGATCTTGCCTTTGATAGGTGCATGGATGACGAATTTCAAAGAGAAACAGGACCAAAGAGGTTCTCATTTAAAGAATTAGCTCATGCCACCAATAATTTCAATGATGAAGAGAAGCTAGGCCAGGGAGGATTTGGTGGGGTTTATAGAGGATTTTTACGGGACTTGAACTCCTTCGTTGCTGTTAAGAGGGTATCAAAAGGGTCTAAACAGGGGATAAAAGAATATGCATCAGAAGTTAAAATTATAAGTCGATTAGGACATAGGAATTTAGTGCAACTCATTGGCTGGTGCCACGAAAGAGGAGAACTCTTACTCGTCTATGAGTTCATGCCAAATAGAAGCTTAGACACACATCTTTTTACAGGAGAAAGCTTATTGATATGGGCAATGAGGTACAAGGTTGCTCAAAGATTGGCGTCGGCCTTGCTTTACTTGCATGAAGAATGGGAGCAATGCGTTGTGCATAGGGATATAAAATCAAGTAACATTATGCTTGATTCAGACTTTAATGCTAAACTTGGAGATTTTGGGTTAGCTAGGCTTGTGGACCACCTGAAAGAGTCACAAACCACTGTTTTAGCAGGCACCATGGGCTACATGGCTCCTGAATGTGTCACAACCGGAAAGGCTAGTAAGGAGTCAAATGTCTATAGTTTTGGAATTGTCGCTCTAGAAATTGCTTGCGGGAGAAAACCAATCAAGCACAACGCCCCTGAAGATCAAGTAGTCATGGTGGAGTGGGTTTGGGAGCTCTATGGAATAGGAAAGGTACTTGAAGCAACTGACCCACGGCTTGGCGGAGATTTTGATGAGCAGCAAATGGAGCGCTTGATGATTGTTGGGCTTTGGTGCGCTCACCTTGATCGCGACCTTAGGCCTTCAATAAGACAAACAATTCATGTTCTCAATTTTGAGACTCCATTGCCTGTTCTCCCATCAAATATGCCAAGGCTAGAACATCTTGCTCCAGCAGTGAATAGACATGCAATGTCACTTTATGTGTCCGGTGCTGCTACTAATTATGAGGGGGGACAAAATCAATATTCAAGCAATAATTACACCAATTCCACTGTGTTCACTTCATCCTCTACAGCTTTTCAATCTGCATCGCTTTTACATACGCGTTAA